The genomic segment GAAGCCCAGCAGGGTGACCACGACCATGACCGGCACGCCACCGAGGCCGAAGCGCTGCAGCAGGGCCGAGAGGCCGCTGAGATCGGTGTCACTGTCCAGCGCACCATCGGCGCCGAGATCGCCGAACCCGTCATCGACCAGGCCAAAAGCGGCAAGCCCCCAATAGACCAGCGACACCGCCAGCAGGACGCTGTACGGCAGGGTCGGGTAGCCGAACACGACGGTGAGGAATTCCTGCATCGCTTTGCCTTCCTGGGCTATGGGCGCGTGACGCCCCGTTCGGAATCCGCCGGGAGCGGTTCCGTCGATCCCGCCACGGCCCTCATGGCCATGGCTTCCCCTTCATCCTATGTGAAGAGGGTGTACAGGGACAAATGTGAAGACGCGCGCCGACCGCAGGCGGCGACGCGCGCGGGGTCGTGCCGGGTCACTCCAGCACGGTGCAGTCGGCGCTGCGCACCTCTTCGACGAACGTGCGCATCTTGTAGCCGTCCTTGATGCCCGGCTCGACCTCGATGCCGCTGGACACGTCAACGCCCCACGGCAGGGTGGCGAGGATGGCGTCCTTCACGTTCTCCGGGTTCAGGCCGCCGGCCAGCAGGAACGGGCGGTGCAGGCCGGTCGGGATGCGCCCCCAGTCGAAGGCGACACCCGTGCCGCCACCGCCGCCGGGCGCGTGGCTGTCGAACAGGAATCCCGCCGCGCTGGGGTAGCGCAGCTGCAGGGTACGGGCGTTGACCTCTTCGCGCCCGCCCATGGCGATCGCCTTCAGGTACGGCATGTTGAAACTGCGGCAGAAGCTCTCGTCTTCCTCTCCATGGAACTGCAGCAGGGTCGGCCGCACCGTGCGCAGCACCTCGCGCACCTCTTCCTTGCTGTTGTTGCGGAACAGCGCCACCACGTCGACCATCGGCGCGATCGCCTGGCGCATCGCGCGCGCCTCGGCCGGAGCAACCCGACGGCTGCTCTCGCGGGCAAAGATGAAACCCACTGCGTCCACGCCCAGCTCACCGGCCAGGCGGACGTCGCCGGCCCGGGTCATGCCACAGAACTTGATGCGTGTGCGGTAGTAGGAGCGGCTCATAGCGTGACCTCGGCGGGCAGATGCCAGTTGTCGGGGTACAGGGGCCCAAGGAACACCAGGCCCTGCGGCGGTGCGGTGGGACCGGCTACGGTGCGATCGCGCCCTGCCAGCAGTTCGGCGATCCATTCCACCGGTTTTTCGCCGCTGCCCACCAGGATCAAGGATCCGACGATATTGCGGACCATGTGATGAAGGAATGCATTGCCCTGCACGGCCACTTCAATCACCTCGCCCTGGCGGCTGACCTGCAGCGACTGCAGTTCACGCCGCGCATGCAACGCCTGGCACTGCACCGATCGGAACGCACTGAAGTCGTTCTCGCCAAGCAGGGCCTGGCCGGCGGCATGCATCAGGGTCTCGTCCAGCGCCCGCCGCTCCCAGCTCAGGGTCTGGCGGCCCAGCGCCGGCCGCACTTCGCGGTTGAGCAGCCGATAGCGGTAGCGGCGCGCGCGCGCGGAAAAACGGGCGTGGAAATCATCGGCCACCGGCACGCACCAGCGCACCGCGATCGAGCGCGGCAGGCGGGTGGTGGTGCCGAGCATCCAGGCGCGCGGATCGCGCACCACCTCGGTGTCGAAATGCACGACCTGGCACTGGCCGTGCACGCCAGCATCGGTGCGGCCGGCGCAGACCACCTGCAACGGCGCATCGGCGACCGACGACAGGGCCAGTTCAAGGCTGGCCTGCACGCTGGGGCCACCTTCGCCCAGGTTCTGCCAGCCCCTGAAATCGCTGCCGTCGTACTCGACGCCAAGCGCGTAACGCATGTGCTACCTCGATGCTGCGTGTGGGGCGGCGCTCAGGCCGGGTCGCGTTCGGACCACACCGCCAGTTCGTTGCCACCGGGCTCGACGAACTGGAAGCGGCTGCCCCCGGGGAAGGAAAACACCGGGCGCACGATCTCGCCGCCGGCGTCACGCACCGCTGCCTCGATCGGCGCCAGGCGGTCGGCGTACAGCACCAGCAGCGGTGCGCCGGTATCGCTGGCGCGCTGCGGCTGGCCACGGAAGAAGCCGCCCTGCAGGCGGCCATCGTCGAAGGCGGTGTAGTCGCCGCCATAGTCGACGAACGACCAGCCGAACACCTTCTCGAAGAAGGCGCGGCTGGCCGCCGGATCAGCGGAGGCGAATTCAACGTAATCGATGCGGCGCTCGCGGCTCATGGCACGGTCCTTGTCAGCGGGTTCGGTCACGGCAGGCGCGCCAACAGCTCGCGCGCCTGCGCCTGGCTGTGCAGATCGCCGCCCTCGGCGACTTCCTGCAGCAGGGTACGCGCGGTCTGCGCGTCGCCCAGGTCCAGATAGGCAATGGCCAGCTCCAGCCGCTCCTGGCCGGCACGCGGTGCCCAGCCGGCATCACCGGCCGGTGCCGCGGTGTGTTCTTCGTGCGCGGCCGTGGCCATCGCGTCGTGTGGCGCACCGCTGGAATCGCCGTTGTCATGGTGCTCGGCCGGCAGGTCGAACACGCCGCGGAACTGCGGCTGCTGTTCGGCGTGCAGCGCATAGTCCGGCACCGCGATCTCGTCAGCGACCGCCTGCGCGACCGGCTCATCCGGCACGGGGGTGTCCTGCGTGGGCACCGGCTCGTCCCAGCGCGGCAGATCGGTCACGGCCTCGGGCAGCTCCCCCACTTCGTCATCGCGCAGCGTCTGCGCCTGCCAGTCAGCCTGGGCGGCGACGTCGGCGATCGGTTCGGCAGCCACGTCATCCTGCACCTCGGTTGCGGTCGCCCAGGCCGGCATCGCGGGCTCCTGGCGGCCACTGTCGGACACCACCGACGACCACGAGGACTGCTCGGCCAGCGTATCCAGCGCCGCACCCGCCGGCACCGCCGCGGCCAGGCCAGCCGCATCGCCTTCTTCGCGCAGCGGCGGCAACGGTGACGGCTTGCGCCGGCGCAGCAGCCAGGCTGCCGCCGCGGCGAGCAGCAGCACGGGCAGGCCCAGCCAGTACCACGGTGTTGCCGCGTCGCGGCTGCCCGGCGCCTGGGCCAGGCGTTGCTGCGCGGCAGCCAGGTCGTTGTCCTTCATCGCGATCAGCGACTGCTGCTGTTCCTTCAGCTTCTCCAGGTCGGCCACGCGCTGCTTCAGCTCGCCGATCTCGGCATCGCGGGTAGCGATGTCCTCACGCGCCTGGCGCAGTTGCTCGTTGCCCATCATGTCACCCTCGCTGCCGGCAGCGGTGCCGGTGGTTGTGCCCGCTTTCGCGGCGTCGGACGCCAGCGCCGGAGCGATTTCAAGCCGCGCGCCGCTGGCCCCCGACGGGGACGCTGCGTTCGTGGCTTGTGCCTTGGCCACTGCTGCGGCGGTACCCGCCGGCTGCGGCACGGTGCGTGCCTGGCGCCATTGGGCCGCGTGTTCGCGCACCAGCGCAGCCGCTTCGGCAGCATCGACCGCCGCCAGCGCATCGCTGCCTGGCATGCGCAGCACTGCGCCCTGCTTGAGCAGGTTCACGTTGCCACGGATGAAGGCTTCGGGATTGGCGCGCAGCAGGGCGATCATCGCGCGATCACGACTGACCTGGTTGCCACGCGCCACCGCGCTGGCAATCTGCGACAAGGTCTGGCCGCGCTGCACGGTGACGCTGCCATCGGCAGGTATGGCCGCAACCGGTGGAGGCACCGCACGCGACCGTGCTGGTGCGGGTGCCGGCGTGGGCGCCGGCGCGGACGGTGGCGTGCCCGGCGCCTCTGCCACAGGTGCCGCTGCCGGCTCGCGGGCAATGGTATTGGACAGGGTGCCAGCCGGTGCGACGATCTCCGGCTCGGCCACGGCCAGTGCGCTGGACGGCGCATCGACCAGCGCCGAGTATTCGCGGACCAGCCGGCCCTGGCCCCAGTCGGCCTCGATCAGGAAGCTCAGCGACGGCGTCTCGACCGGCGCCTGCGAGGTCACCCGCACCACCGCCCTGCCCTGCGCGTTGCGGGTCAGTTCGAACTGCAGTTCGCTGACCAGGCCGGTCGGCCGTTGCAGGCCGACGCGCTCGAAGGTGACCGGCGAAGCCAGCGCCACCCGCAGGTTTTCCAGCTCGGACGGGTCGGCCGAGACTACCGGGATCTCGGCCAGCAAGGGCTGGCCCGGCTTGGACAGGACACGGATGTCGCCCAACCCCAGGGCGAGCGCCGAACTGCTGGCCAAGGCCAGCAGCGCGGCGGAAAGGTAGCTGAGCGGGCGCGTTGCGCCCCTGGCCCGTTTATTCATGGGCGACACTATAAAGCGTGCGGACCAAGGTCCGCACCCACCGATGGACGACCTGCGGCAATGCCGGCCAGCGGCCGGCACTACCGGTGAAGCAACCGCGCTGCTCAGCGCTGTTCGGCGGCGACCAGCTCTGCCAGCTGCACGGCATTCAGTGCCGCGCCCTTGCGCACGTTGTCCGAGACGATCCACAGGTTCAGGCCGCGCGGGTGCGACAGGTCCTCACGGATGCGCCCGACATACACCGCGTCGGTGCCCGAAGCGTGGGTAACCGGGGTCGGGTAGCCACCCGCTTCGTGGCGATCCACCACTTCGATGCCCGGCGACTGCTCCAGCAGCGCACGCGCTTCGGCCACGGTGACCTTGTCGCGGGTCTCGATCGCCACCGACTCGGAATGCCCGTAGAACACCGGCACGCGCACCGCGGTCGGGTTCACCAGGATGCTGTCGTCGCCGAGGATCTTGCGGGTCTCCCAGATCAGCTTCATCTCTTCCTTGGTGAAGCCGTTGTCCTGGAAGTCGTCGATGTGCGGGATCAGGTTGAAGGCGATCTGCACCGGGAAGCGCTGCGGATCGATCTCCTGGAAGCTGAGCAGCTGGCCGGTCTGCTTGCCCAGCTCCTCGGTGGCCGAACGGCCGCCGCCGGATACCGACTGGTAGGTGGAGACGTTGATGCGCTCGATGCCGTACTTGCGGTGCAGCGGCGCCAGCGCCACCAGCATCTGCATGGTCGAGCAGTTCGGATTGGCGATGATGCCGCGCGGACGGTTGGCAACCTGTTCCGGGTTGACCTCGGATACCACCAGCGGCACGTCGTCGTCGTAACGGAAGGCCGAAGAGTTGTCGATCACCACCGCACCGGCGGCAGCGAACTTCGGCGCGTATTCCTTCGACACGCTGCCACCGGCCGAGAACAGGGCGATCTCGACGCCGGTCGGGTCGAAAGTGGCCAGGTCCTGCACTGTGACCTTCTGGCCGTTGAACTCGATCTCGCCACCGGCCGAACGCTCGGAGGCCAGGACGCTCAGGGTACCAACCGGGAAATGACGTTCTTCAAGGATCGACAACATGGTCTCGCCAACCGCGCCGGTGGCACCGACGACGGCGACGTGGAAACTGCGCTGTGCATTGCTCATGGGGGGAAACTCTCACGAAAACGGGGATGGGAAAAATCACGCACGACAGCAGGGTTCGGGGAACCTCCTCAAGCGGGGCGCGCGGAGGTTCCCTATCGTTTCCCGGTTTTTTTGCCCAGAGTCACGCGCGCGGCCATCGCCGCGTCAGCGTTGATCGCGCTCGGCATGCGCGACGGATCGCCGTCCAGGCCGAGCCCGGCAACCAGATTATCCACGGCCAGCTGTACCATCGCCGTTCGCGTGGCCAGCGAGGCGCTGCCGATGTGCGGGGTCAGCACCACGTTGCGCAGCGCCAGCAGTTCCGGGCGCACTGCCGGCTCGCCCTCGTACACATCCAGGCCGGCCGCCGCCAGGCGGCCATTGGCCAGTGCATCGGCCAATGCGATCTCATCGACCAGGCCGCCACGGGCGATGTTCACCAGCGTGGCCGACGGCTTCATCTTCGCCAGCGCGGCGGCATCGATCAGGTGATGCGACGCCGGGGTGTACGGCAGCACCAGCAGCAGGTGGTCGGACTGCGCAAGCAGCGTATCCAGGTCCACGTAGGTGGCACCCAGCGCCGCTTCGGTGTCGGCCGGCAGCTGCGAGCGGTTGTGGTAGAGCACCTTCATGCCGAAACCGAGTGCGCCGCGGCGGGCGATGCCCTGGCCGATGCGGCCCATGCCGAGAATGCCGAGCGTGCTGCCGTGGATGTCGGCACCGAGCATGGTCTGGAACGACCACTGCTGCCACTGGCCTTCACGCAGCCAGCGCTCGGATTCGGTGATGCGGCGCGCGGTGGCCATCAGCAGGGCGAAACCGAGGTCGGCCGTGGTCTCGGTGAGCACGTCCGGGGTGTTGCTGGCGAGGATGCCGGCCGCGCTGAGCGCGTCGACATCCAGGTTGTTGTAGCCGACGCCGACGTTGGCGATCACCTGCAGCTGCGCGGCATCGGCCACCTGGGCCGCGCCGATGCGCTCGTTGAGGGTGATGATCGCGCCCTCGGCGCTGGCCAGCTGCGCGGCGATCTGCTCGGGCGACCAGGCGGTAACGGTGTCGGTGACGCGCAGCTGCACGCGATCGCGCAGCGGCGCGATGGCCGCATCGATCAGCGGCTGGCTCACCCACACCGTCGGCCGCGTGTCAGCCATCGATCTGCCCGGGGATACGCGGGGTGATCGTGCCGACATCGCCACACTGCGCACGATGGCGCAGCGCCTGGTCCATCAGCACCATCGCCACCATCGCCTCGGCGATCGGGGTGGCACGGATGCCGACGCAGGGATCGTGGCGGCCGGTGGTGACCACTTCCACCACGTTGCCGGCGGTGTCCAGCGACGGGCCCGGCAGGCGCAGGCTGGAGGTTGGCTTCAACACGATCGAAGCGACCACCGGCTGACCGGTGGAAATACCGCCGAGGATGCCGCCGGCATGGTTGCTGGCGAAGCCCTGCGGGGTCAGCAGGTCACGGTGCTCGGTACCCTTCTGCGCGGCGCTGGCGAAACCGTCGCCGATCTCCACGCCCTTCACCGCGTTGATGCTCATCAGCGCGGCGGCGAGTTCGCCGTCGAGCTTGCCGTAGATCGGCTCGCCCCAACCCGGCGGCACGTTGTCGGCGACCACGTCCACGCAGGCACCGACCGAATCACCGGACTTGCGCAGCGCATCCATGTACGCCTCCAGCTCGGGCACCTGCGCGGCGTGCGGCCAGAAGAACGGGTTGTCTTCCACCGCCGACCAGTCGAAGCCGGCCGGGGTGATGTCGCCCAGCTGCGACAGGTAGCCACGCACGGTGACGCCGAAACGCTCGGCCAGCCACTTCTTGGCGACCACACCGGCGGCCACGCGCATGGTGGTCTCGCGCGCCGAGGAACGGCCGCCACCGCGCGGGTCGCGGATGCCGTACTTGTGCCAGTAGCTGTAGTCGGCATGGCCCGGCCGGAACTGCTGGCCGATGTTGGCGTAATCCTTGCTGCGCTGGTCGGTGTTGCGGATCAGCAGCGCGATCGGGGTGCCGGTGGTCAGGCCTTCGTACACGCCGGACAGGATCTCGACCTCATCGGCCTCGCGGCGCGCCGAGGTGTGCCGGCTCTTGCCGGTGGCGCGGCGCTGCAGGTCGTGGGCGAATTCGGCCGCGTCCAGCGCCAGCCCCGGCGGGCAGCCATCGATCACGCAGCCGATGGCCGGCCCGTGCGACTCGCCGAACGTGGTGACGGTGAACAGTTTGCCGAACGAATTGGAACTCACGGGCGCTGCGCCGCCAGTTCGGTGATGCGCGCGCTGTGGGCGATCAGCTCGCGGCATTCGACCGCGAAGATGCCCATCTGGCCGACCTTGAATTCGATCCAGGCGAAATCGACTTCCGGCAGCAGCTTGATCAGATGCTGTTCGGACTCGCCCACTTCACAGATCAGCAGGCCGTCTTCGCTCAGGTGCAGCGGCGCGTCACGCAGGATCTTCAGCACCAGATCCAGGCCGTCGTCGCCGGCACGCAGGCCCATGTCCGGCTCGTAGGAGTATTCCTTCGGCAGCGCATCGGTCTCGTCGTTGGTGACGTACGGCGGATTGGTGACGATCAGGTCGTAGTGGCGGCCGGACAGGCCATTGAACAGGTCCGACTTCACCAGGTTGACGTTGTATGCCTGCAGCCGCTCCCGGTTTTCTTCAGCCAGCGACAGCGCGTCGTCGCTCAGGTCGACGCCGTCCACCTGCCAGTTCGGGTAGTAGTGGCCCATGGCGATGGCGATGCAGCCCGAACCGGTGCACAGGTCCAGCGCACGGTACACGTCGCGGCCGGCCAGCCACGGCTCGAAGCCGCACTCGATCAGTTCGGCGATCGGCGAGCGCGGCACCAGCGCGCGCTTGTCGCTCTTGAAGCTCAAACCCGCAAACCAGGCTTCACCTGTCAGGTAGGCGGCCGGGATGCGTTCGTCGATGCGGCGCTGAAACAGCTCCAGCACACGCTGCTTCTCGGCCTGCAGCAGCCGCGCCTGGCCGTACGCCGGGCCGAGGTCGTGCGGCAGGTGCAGGCTGTGCAGCACCAGCTGGGTGGCCTCGTCCAGCGCGTTGTCGTAGCTGTGCCCGAAGGTCAGCCCGGCTTCGTTGAAACGGCTGGTGCCGTAGCGGATCAGATCGATGATCGTGTGGAGTTCGGCGGCCGTTTCAGCGGTCATGGCGGTACTGCGGGCAAAGTGGCCCCCGATTATAGGGGCTGGCGCCCGTGGCGGCATCCGTTGCGGCGGAAACGATCAGGCCACAGCCGGTATGATGGAACCCATTTCGCGCGGGAGCCCCCATGTTCAATCGCAACGCCGGCATCATCCTGCTGATCGCCCTGGCGGCGGGGCTCGGCCTGCTGGCCGCCCAGCAGGTGTTCGCGCCGAAGCCGCCGGCCAACGCCCCGGCTACCGAAGCGATCACCCTGTATCCGCATACCCGGGAACTGCCTGACTTCAACCTGGCCCAATCCGACGGCACCCGGCTCATTCCCGGCGAACTGAAGGGCCACTGGACCCTGGTGTTCCTGGGCTTCACGTTCTGCCCGGACGTGTGCCCGACCACCCTGGCCGAGCTGGCCGGCGCGCAGAACCAGTGGGAGGCCCTGCCCGACAGCCTGCGCCCGCGCGTGCTGTTCATCTCGGTCGACCCCGACCGCGACAGCGCCACCCGCCTGGGCGAATACGTGCACGGCTTCCACAAGGACACCCTGGCCGCCACCGCCGACGTTCCCTCGCTGGAGCGCTTCGCCACCTCGCTGGGCTTTGTGTTCCAGAAGGTGCCGGGCAAGCACTTCGACGAGAACCCCGAGGATTACACCGTCGAGCATTCGGCCAGCCTGGCCGTGCTCGACCCGCAGGGCCGCCTCGCCGGCCTGGTGCGCCCCCCGTTCAACGCGCCGGCGATCGCCCGCGACCTGCAGAAGCTGACCGAGAAAACCGCCCCATGAGTCTCACCACCGCCCTGACGTACGTCCTGCCCCACCGCCTGCTGTCCTCGATGGCGCGTTCGCTGGCGTACTCGGACGACCCGCGCGTGTCACGCTGGCTGATCGACACGGTCACCCGCAAGTTCAACGTCAACCTGGATGAGGCGGCCAACCCGGACCCGCGCAGCTATGCCACCTTCAACCAGTTCTTCACCCGTGCATTGAAGCCGGGCGCGCGGGTGGCCGATGCCGATCCGCGCAGCCTGGTGATGCCGGCCGACGGCCGCATCAGCCAGCTGGGAAAGATCGAGGCCGGCCGCATCTTCCAGGCCAAGGGCCAGTCGTTCACCGCGGCCGAGCTGCTGGGCAGCGACGAGGATGCCAAGCCGTACAACGACGGCCTGTACGCCACCGTCTACCTGTCGCCGCGCGACTACCACCGCGTGCACATGCCCTGGACCGGCACCCTGCGTGAAACCGTGCACGTGCCGGGCCGTCTGTTCAGCGTCGGCCCGGCTGCAGTGAACGGCGTGCCACGCCTGTTCGCGCGCAACGAGCGCCTGGTCTGCCACTTCGACACCAGCTTCGGCCCGATGGTCAGCGTGATGGTCGGCGCACTGCTGGTATCCGGCGTGGAAACCGTGTGGAGCGGCGAAGAGATCCCGGCCTACGGCGACCGCATCACCCGCAAGGACTACCGTGGCCAGGGCATCAGGCTGGAGCGATTCGCCGAGATGGCGCGCTTCAACTATGGCTCGACCGTGATCGTGCTGCTGCCGCCGGGCGTGGCCGAGTTCGCCCCGCAGCTGGGCGCTGAAAGCCCGGTGCAGCTGGGCCAGGCGCTGGCCACGCTGCGCTGAGGCTTCGGTAGTGCCGGCCGCTGGCCGGCATCTCCGTTGATCCAACGCGTCGGGCATTGCCGGCCAGCGGCCGGCACTACCGGTACGCGCGTTACTGCAGGGCCGGGGCCGGGCCGACGTCCATGCCGTCGTAGTCTTCCACGCCCTTCTCCGTGGCCAGGGCCGCGAATTCCTGGTTGCGGCGGTCCAGCGAGGCTTCGTCGTGGATCTCCACGCGCTCCACGTGCAGCACATGGAACGGCGCGTCGCCTTCTTCCGGCTCCTGCTCGAACAGTTCGACGAAGGTGTAGCCCTGCGCCTGCAGGTGGTCGGCCAGGGCCTGCAGCGGCTCGGCGGTCGAGTGAACGAAGAAATAGCCCCACAGCAACGGGCCGCTGATGTCCCAGTCGGTGTTCTCGCGGAGGTTGGCGAACAGGTTGCGGGTGTCTTCGAGGTCCATGCGGGTTCCAGGGGTCGTGGGGATTACTTGTCGCAGCCCTGCAGCTTCAGCGTCTGGCCGTGGCGCAGGCTGTAGGCGGGGGCTTTCAGGCCGTTGGCGCGGGCCAGGGTCGGCACGTCGCACTGGAACTTCGCCGCGATGGCGCCCAGGGTCTCGCCCTTGCCCACCTTGTGGCTGCGCACCGGCTTTGCCCGGGCGGGCGCCGGGCGCGGGGTCGCCACCGCCGCCACCGGGGTCGTCGGCACGCTGGTCGAGGCTGCGGCGTCGGCCACCGGCACCACGCCGCCCACCGCCACGCTGCCGGTATAGCTGGCCGCGGTCGGGCGCTTGATCGCCGCGTTCAGGTCGGCGGTGATCAGGGTGCGGGCCAGGTCCGCGCGCGGGCCACTGACGCAGTTGCGCTGGTACAGGCCGGCGATGCGGGTGGTGGCGTTGATCAGCGTGCCGGCCGGAATCCAGCCATCGGCTTCATAGCGCGGATTGAGGTTGCGCAGCGCGCGCATGTAGCCATCGCGGGTGCCGTGGCTGCCCAGGCAGATGGTCAACTCGTAGATGGTGGTGGACTTGGCCAGGCGCAGCGTGGCCGGCTGCGCACTGATCTTCGGGAACTCCACGCCGTACTGCTGCGGGTGCAGGAAGATCCAGGCCGCGGCGATCACCATCGGCACATAGTCCTTGGTCTCGCCCGGGAACTGGTTGTAGACGCTGTCGGTCCAGAAGCTCTGGCCAGCGCTCTGCTTGAACACCCGCGCGGCGCGGCCTTCGCCACCGTTATAGGCGGCCACCGACATTTCCACGTTGTTGTTGAGCTCGCGCAGGCGCTCGTTGAGGTAACTGGCACTGGCTTCGGCAGCGCTGCGCGCATCGAAGCGCGTGTCGAAACCGGTGCCGTCCGGGCCCAGCCCGAAGCGGCGGCCGGTGGCCGGCATGAACTGCATCAGGCCGGCGGCACCCGCGCGCGAGGAGGCATGCACGCGGCCGTTGGATTCCTTGGCCATGATGCCGAACAGCAGCGCCTCGGGCAGCCCACGCTTTTCCCACTCCGGCCACATCACCGCGCGCAGGTTCTGGTAGTTCTCGTAACTGGTCAGCAGCGCCGGGCGCATGTCGGTCAGCCAGCGGCGGATGCCGGCCTGCACCGCCGGGTTGTACTCGACCATCGTGTCGAAGGCGTGCCGCTTGTCGTTCAGCAGTGCGGCGGCGCGGGCCGCCTCGGGTACGTCTGCGGTGAGCGGACCGATATGGTCGGGGTCGGCTTCCAGGCGGTCGCCGCCCTCATCGGCCACGTCATCGCTGGCCGCCGCATCGGCGTCATGCTTGAGCAGGCGCTTGTAGCTGGCCAGCAGCGTGCCCATCTGGCAGCCCTTCTGCTTCACGCAGTCGTTGAGGACATCTTCCATGTCCTCCAGCGCGGCGTCGGCCTCGTTGCTGCCCTTGGGGTCGGCATTGGCGACCAGCAGCAGGGCGTCGCTGTAGCGCTTCTCGGCGGCTGTCATGCGCTGCTGCAGCGCATCGACCTTCACCTTGTCCCGGG from the Stenotrophomonas maltophilia genome contains:
- a CDS encoding phosphoribosylanthranilate isomerase, encoding MSRSYYRTRIKFCGMTRAGDVRLAGELGVDAVGFIFARESSRRVAPAEARAMRQAIAPMVDVVALFRNNSKEEVREVLRTVRPTLLQFHGEEDESFCRSFNMPYLKAIAMGGREEVNARTLQLRYPSAAGFLFDSHAPGGGGGTGVAFDWGRIPTGLHRPFLLAGGLNPENVKDAILATLPWGVDVSSGIEVEPGIKDGYKMRTFVEEVRSADCTVLE
- the truA gene encoding tRNA pseudouridine(38-40) synthase TruA, which gives rise to MRYALGVEYDGSDFRGWQNLGEGGPSVQASLELALSSVADAPLQVVCAGRTDAGVHGQCQVVHFDTEVVRDPRAWMLGTTTRLPRSIAVRWCVPVADDFHARFSARARRYRYRLLNREVRPALGRQTLSWERRALDETLMHAAGQALLGENDFSAFRSVQCQALHARRELQSLQVSRQGEVIEVAVQGNAFLHHMVRNIVGSLILVGSGEKPVEWIAELLAGRDRTVAGPTAPPQGLVFLGPLYPDNWHLPAEVTL
- a CDS encoding VOC family protein — protein: MSRERRIDYVEFASADPAASRAFFEKVFGWSFVDYGGDYTAFDDGRLQGGFFRGQPQRASDTGAPLLVLYADRLAPIEAAVRDAGGEIVRPVFSFPGGSRFQFVEPGGNELAVWSERDPA
- a CDS encoding FimV/HubP family polar landmark protein is translated as MNKRARGATRPLSYLSAALLALASSSALALGLGDIRVLSKPGQPLLAEIPVVSADPSELENLRVALASPVTFERVGLQRPTGLVSELQFELTRNAQGRAVVRVTSQAPVETPSLSFLIEADWGQGRLVREYSALVDAPSSALAVAEPEIVAPAGTLSNTIAREPAAAPVAEAPGTPPSAPAPTPAPAPARSRAVPPPVAAIPADGSVTVQRGQTLSQIASAVARGNQVSRDRAMIALLRANPEAFIRGNVNLLKQGAVLRMPGSDALAAVDAAEAAALVREHAAQWRQARTVPQPAGTAAAVAKAQATNAASPSGASGARLEIAPALASDAAKAGTTTGTAAGSEGDMMGNEQLRQAREDIATRDAEIGELKQRVADLEKLKEQQQSLIAMKDNDLAAAQQRLAQAPGSRDAATPWYWLGLPVLLLAAAAAWLLRRRKPSPLPPLREEGDAAGLAAAVPAGAALDTLAEQSSWSSVVSDSGRQEPAMPAWATATEVQDDVAAEPIADVAAQADWQAQTLRDDEVGELPEAVTDLPRWDEPVPTQDTPVPDEPVAQAVADEIAVPDYALHAEQQPQFRGVFDLPAEHHDNGDSSGAPHDAMATAAHEEHTAAPAGDAGWAPRAGQERLELAIAYLDLGDAQTARTLLQEVAEGGDLHSQAQARELLARLP
- a CDS encoding aspartate-semialdehyde dehydrogenase yields the protein MSNAQRSFHVAVVGATGAVGETMLSILEERHFPVGTLSVLASERSAGGEIEFNGQKVTVQDLATFDPTGVEIALFSAGGSVSKEYAPKFAAAGAVVIDNSSAFRYDDDVPLVVSEVNPEQVANRPRGIIANPNCSTMQMLVALAPLHRKYGIERINVSTYQSVSGGGRSATEELGKQTGQLLSFQEIDPQRFPVQIAFNLIPHIDDFQDNGFTKEEMKLIWETRKILGDDSILVNPTAVRVPVFYGHSESVAIETRDKVTVAEARALLEQSPGIEVVDRHEAGGYPTPVTHASGTDAVYVGRIREDLSHPRGLNLWIVSDNVRKGAALNAVQLAELVAAEQR
- a CDS encoding 2-hydroxyacid dehydrogenase, whose protein sequence is MADTRPTVWVSQPLIDAAIAPLRDRVQLRVTDTVTAWSPEQIAAQLASAEGAIITLNERIGAAQVADAAQLQVIANVGVGYNNLDVDALSAAGILASNTPDVLTETTADLGFALLMATARRITESERWLREGQWQQWSFQTMLGADIHGSTLGILGMGRIGQGIARRGALGFGMKVLYHNRSQLPADTEAALGATYVDLDTLLAQSDHLLLVLPYTPASHHLIDAAALAKMKPSATLVNIARGGLVDEIALADALANGRLAAAGLDVYEGEPAVRPELLALRNVVLTPHIGSASLATRTAMVQLAVDNLVAGLGLDGDPSRMPSAINADAAMAARVTLGKKTGKR
- the aroC gene encoding chorismate synthase, with protein sequence MSSNSFGKLFTVTTFGESHGPAIGCVIDGCPPGLALDAAEFAHDLQRRATGKSRHTSARREADEVEILSGVYEGLTTGTPIALLIRNTDQRSKDYANIGQQFRPGHADYSYWHKYGIRDPRGGGRSSARETTMRVAAGVVAKKWLAERFGVTVRGYLSQLGDITPAGFDWSAVEDNPFFWPHAAQVPELEAYMDALRKSGDSVGACVDVVADNVPPGWGEPIYGKLDGELAAALMSINAVKGVEIGDGFASAAQKGTEHRDLLTPQGFASNHAGGILGGISTGQPVVASIVLKPTSSLRLPGPSLDTAGNVVEVVTTGRHDPCVGIRATPIAEAMVAMVLMDQALRHRAQCGDVGTITPRIPGQIDG
- the prmB gene encoding 50S ribosomal protein L3 N(5)-glutamine methyltransferase, which encodes MTAETAAELHTIIDLIRYGTSRFNEAGLTFGHSYDNALDEATQLVLHSLHLPHDLGPAYGQARLLQAEKQRVLELFQRRIDERIPAAYLTGEAWFAGLSFKSDKRALVPRSPIAELIECGFEPWLAGRDVYRALDLCTGSGCIAIAMGHYYPNWQVDGVDLSDDALSLAEENRERLQAYNVNLVKSDLFNGLSGRHYDLIVTNPPYVTNDETDALPKEYSYEPDMGLRAGDDGLDLVLKILRDAPLHLSEDGLLICEVGESEQHLIKLLPEVDFAWIEFKVGQMGIFAVECRELIAHSARITELAAQRP
- a CDS encoding SCO family protein translates to MFNRNAGIILLIALAAGLGLLAAQQVFAPKPPANAPATEAITLYPHTRELPDFNLAQSDGTRLIPGELKGHWTLVFLGFTFCPDVCPTTLAELAGAQNQWEALPDSLRPRVLFISVDPDRDSATRLGEYVHGFHKDTLAATADVPSLERFATSLGFVFQKVPGKHFDENPEDYTVEHSASLAVLDPQGRLAGLVRPPFNAPAIARDLQKLTEKTAP